The following are encoded in a window of Halorarum salinum genomic DNA:
- a CDS encoding zinc-dependent alcohol dehydrogenase family protein yields the protein MKAAVLREYGEPLEVTAVPEPDLEPHGVVVEVEACGVCRSDWHAWQGHGEWADDRVPTDFVLGHEPAGTVVSVGDRVESVAEGDRIAVPFNLGCGACGECLNGHGNTCLDGRALGFERSAPGAFAERVHVPHADYNAMPLPEGVAPRDVAALGCRFMTAFHALAHRADVAAGEWVAVHGCGGVGLSAVHVADAMGARVVAVDVDDGKLGRARAAGADVTVNSRDVDPVAGIEAATGGGADVSLDALGRAETCRNSVRCLRGRGRHVQVGLTTDAERGEVSLPTDAMTRWEIDFLGSRGMPPTRYGELLGLLESGDLDPGSLVGREVPLAEVPQRLAAMTEYETEGVEVLTF from the coding sequence ATGAAGGCAGCAGTCCTGCGCGAGTACGGGGAGCCGCTCGAGGTGACGGCCGTTCCGGAACCGGACCTCGAACCGCACGGCGTCGTCGTCGAGGTGGAGGCCTGCGGCGTCTGTCGGTCGGACTGGCACGCCTGGCAGGGCCACGGCGAGTGGGCCGACGATCGGGTTCCGACCGACTTCGTCCTCGGCCACGAACCCGCGGGGACGGTCGTCTCGGTCGGCGACCGGGTCGAGTCGGTCGCGGAGGGCGACCGTATCGCCGTCCCGTTCAACCTCGGCTGTGGCGCCTGCGGCGAGTGCCTGAACGGCCACGGGAACACCTGCCTCGACGGGCGCGCGCTCGGGTTCGAGCGGTCGGCCCCGGGCGCGTTCGCGGAGCGGGTCCACGTCCCGCACGCGGACTACAACGCGATGCCGCTCCCCGAGGGGGTCGCCCCGCGGGACGTCGCCGCCCTCGGCTGCCGGTTCATGACGGCGTTCCACGCGCTCGCCCACCGGGCCGACGTGGCGGCCGGGGAGTGGGTCGCGGTCCACGGCTGCGGGGGGGTCGGGCTCTCGGCGGTCCACGTCGCGGACGCGATGGGCGCCCGCGTCGTCGCCGTCGACGTCGACGACGGGAAACTCGGCCGCGCCCGCGCCGCGGGCGCCGACGTGACGGTGAACTCGCGCGATGTGGACCCCGTCGCCGGGATCGAGGCCGCCACGGGCGGCGGCGCGGACGTCTCGCTCGACGCGCTGGGCCGCGCCGAGACGTGTCGGAACTCGGTGCGCTGTCTCCGGGGGCGGGGCCGGCACGTCCAGGTCGGGCTGACGACCGACGCCGAGCGGGGTGAGGTGTCGCTCCCGACCGACGCGATGACGCGGTGGGAGATCGACTTCCTCGGCTCGCGCGGGATGCCGCCGACGAGATACGGCGAACTGCTGGGGCTGCTGGAGTCGGGCGACCTCGACCCGGGCAGCCTCGTCGGCAGGGAGGTGCCGCTGGCGGAGGTACCCCAGCGGCTCGCGGCGATGACCGAGTACGAGACGGAGGGCGTGGAGGTGTTGACGTTCTGA
- a CDS encoding replication factor C large subunit, translating to MTDWTETYRPRSLSELRGNDKAVDAFREWAETWDDHREAVVLHGSPGVGKTSAAHALAADMGWETMELNASDKRTADVIERYAGRAANNATLEGASGADDTGGRQLVVLDEADNIHGNYDRGGAGAITKLVKSSGQPVVLIANEYYDMSRGLRGATRDIEFRDVSKRSIVPVLRDVCRKEGIEFDPDALDRIAERNSGDLRGAVNDLQAVADGKERLALEDVVTGDRDRSMGIFPFLDLVLKETDSAREALRSSYDVDETPDDLTKWIEDNVLKVYEPAEADRAYDHLADADVWLGRVRASQDYSYWRYAGDDLAAGVAAARDGTKGGWTRWGRPQFYRSSSNAADHVVRNVATAGGLSMATARREVLPYLAAMTHHCKPRDLTVLMAAAYDLEAEHVSFVTGSGETTNKVQSIVEDAEELREALMEEHSGGAFVGVAGGDADGSDVEGDGSESDSPADSDRSDGADDGQATLGSDADGSDAGDADGSTDPGDADDEDQSGLSDFV from the coding sequence ATGACCGACTGGACGGAGACGTACCGCCCGCGCTCGCTCTCGGAGCTCCGGGGCAACGACAAGGCCGTCGACGCCTTCCGGGAGTGGGCCGAGACGTGGGACGACCACCGCGAGGCCGTCGTCCTCCACGGCTCGCCGGGCGTCGGGAAGACCTCCGCGGCCCACGCGCTCGCCGCGGACATGGGGTGGGAGACGATGGAACTCAACGCCTCGGACAAGCGCACCGCGGACGTCATCGAGCGGTACGCCGGCCGCGCCGCCAACAACGCGACGCTCGAAGGTGCGAGCGGCGCCGACGACACCGGCGGCAGACAGCTGGTCGTCCTCGACGAGGCGGACAACATCCACGGGAACTACGACCGCGGCGGCGCCGGCGCCATCACGAAGCTCGTGAAGTCGTCCGGACAGCCGGTCGTCCTCATCGCGAACGAGTACTACGACATGTCCCGCGGGCTCCGCGGCGCGACCCGCGATATCGAGTTCCGCGACGTCTCCAAGCGCTCCATCGTGCCGGTGCTGCGCGACGTCTGCCGGAAGGAGGGGATCGAGTTCGACCCGGACGCGCTCGACCGCATCGCCGAGCGCAACTCGGGGGACCTCCGGGGCGCCGTCAACGACCTCCAGGCGGTCGCGGACGGCAAGGAGCGGCTCGCGCTCGAGGACGTCGTGACCGGCGACCGCGACCGCTCGATGGGCATCTTCCCCTTCCTCGACCTCGTGCTCAAGGAGACCGACTCTGCGCGGGAGGCGCTCCGCTCCTCCTACGACGTGGACGAGACGCCCGACGACCTCACCAAGTGGATCGAGGACAACGTGCTGAAGGTGTACGAACCGGCGGAGGCCGACCGCGCATACGACCACCTCGCGGACGCGGACGTGTGGCTCGGGCGCGTGCGCGCGAGCCAGGACTACTCCTACTGGCGCTACGCCGGCGACGACCTCGCCGCGGGCGTCGCGGCCGCCCGGGACGGGACGAAGGGCGGGTGGACGCGCTGGGGCCGCCCGCAGTTCTACCGCTCATCCTCGAACGCGGCCGACCACGTCGTCAGGAACGTCGCCACGGCGGGCGGCCTCTCGATGGCGACCGCGCGGCGCGAGGTGCTGCCGTACCTCGCGGCGATGACCCACCACTGCAAGCCGCGCGACCTGACGGTCCTGATGGCCGCGGCCTACGACCTGGAGGCGGAGCACGTCTCCTTCGTCACCGGCTCGGGCGAGACGACGAACAAGGTGCAGTCGATCGTCGAGGACGCCGAGGAACTCCGCGAGGCGCTGATGGAGGAGCACTCCGGCGGCGCGTTCGTCGGGGTAGCGGGCGGCGACGCCGACGGGTCCGACGTCGAGGGGGACGGGTCGGAGTCGGACTCCCCCGCGGACTCGGACCGGTCCGACGGTGCGGACGACGGACAGGCGACGCTGGGCAGCGACGCCGACGGGTCCGACGCCGGCGACGCCGACGGGTCGACCGACCCGGGGGACGCGGACGACGAGGACCAGTCGGGCCTCTCGGACTTCGTCTGA
- a CDS encoding DMT family transporter codes for MGGAESRTITPGPPVAAALWGGMYVVSKWGFESIPPVTLAFLRVLLGAVTLLLVVRVAYPRRSFSRTEWRGFAFLGLWVAITMATQFVGTDLTTASEGALVTVLTPVFTLLLGVAVLDESVNRRTAVGMALAFAGTLWVVAGQYDLATPGGGNPATPGGANASTLGAAGVGGVALLVLASVGWAAYTVWGKPLVRRYSALETATYSTVAAVPMLAALVPVELAVRDVPLAGIAVTPALVAAVAYLGVASTALAWYCWYRGLETADAGTVAVYFFAQPAVGAALGAVLLDETLSSGFFLGGATMAVGIYLVSVADAG; via the coding sequence ATGGGAGGAGCGGAGTCGCGGACGATCACGCCCGGACCGCCGGTCGCGGCGGCGCTGTGGGGCGGGATGTACGTCGTGAGCAAGTGGGGGTTCGAGTCGATCCCGCCCGTGACGCTCGCGTTCCTCCGGGTGCTGCTCGGCGCCGTGACGCTCCTGCTCGTCGTCCGAGTCGCGTACCCCCGACGCTCGTTCTCCCGGACGGAGTGGCGCGGGTTCGCGTTCCTCGGCCTCTGGGTCGCGATCACGATGGCGACCCAGTTCGTCGGGACCGACCTCACGACCGCGAGCGAGGGGGCGCTGGTCACCGTGCTGACGCCGGTGTTCACGCTGCTGCTCGGCGTCGCCGTCCTGGACGAGTCCGTGAACCGTCGGACGGCGGTCGGGATGGCGCTCGCGTTCGCCGGCACGCTCTGGGTCGTCGCGGGCCAGTACGACCTGGCGACGCCGGGCGGCGGGAACCCGGCGACGCCCGGGGGCGCGAACGCGTCGACGCTCGGCGCGGCGGGCGTGGGCGGAGTCGCCCTGCTCGTGCTCGCCAGCGTCGGATGGGCGGCCTACACCGTGTGGGGGAAGCCGCTCGTCCGCCGGTACTCCGCCCTGGAGACGGCGACCTACTCGACGGTCGCGGCGGTGCCGATGCTCGCCGCGCTCGTCCCGGTCGAACTGGCCGTCCGTGACGTTCCGCTCGCCGGGATCGCGGTCACTCCGGCGCTCGTCGCCGCGGTCGCGTACCTCGGCGTCGCGAGCACGGCCCTCGCGTGGTACTGCTGGTACAGGGGGCTCGAGACCGCGGACGCGGGGACGGTCGCGGTGTACTTCTTCGCCCAGCCGGCCGTCGGCGCCGCGCTGGGCGCAGTCCTGCTCGACGAGACGCTCTCGTCGGGGTTCTTCCTCGGCGGCGCGACGATGGCCGTCGGCATCTACCTCGTGAGCGTCGCCGACGCCGGGTGA
- a CDS encoding YhjD/YihY/BrkB family envelope integrity protein, protein MVSLSGAWRFLRHVGSDVSEKNVTFMAAGIAYNAFISLAPTLVLLFLVLSAVGGGLEERIVEASGEWLPGPIADVVGQLFQGDPAVGGASVVGLVVLVWGTLKIFRGLDTAFSEIYETEGGNTFVDKLKDGIVVFVALVAAVVATVGLTAAFAAFSDRIPFVGALTPLLLVVGLVVAFLPMFYVFPDTELGLRDVLPGVLFAAVGWAAFQGLFQVYLEFSDPGAGSFFGGVIVVVTYLYFSGLVLLIGAVINSVVGGHSTGKPGGVGRGATSYEAEREGSLNRDELAAYLRDLREGLTGHYEGTRPTAEGEERPRPRGPVELSEHSSLEDGTRRWTVTLSWEADESEPGSTSPAGRDAEATPDEPHDSAGRSSGDRLGG, encoded by the coding sequence ATGGTCAGCCTCTCCGGGGCGTGGCGGTTCCTGCGGCACGTGGGCTCGGACGTCTCCGAGAAGAACGTGACGTTCATGGCCGCCGGCATCGCCTACAACGCGTTCATCTCGCTGGCGCCGACGCTGGTGCTCCTGTTCCTGGTGCTCTCGGCCGTCGGCGGCGGCCTCGAGGAGCGCATCGTCGAGGCGTCGGGGGAGTGGCTCCCCGGGCCCATCGCCGACGTCGTCGGGCAGCTGTTCCAGGGCGACCCCGCGGTCGGCGGCGCATCGGTCGTCGGGCTCGTCGTCCTCGTCTGGGGGACGCTGAAGATCTTCCGGGGGCTCGACACCGCGTTCTCGGAGATCTACGAGACCGAGGGCGGCAACACCTTCGTGGACAAACTCAAGGACGGGATAGTCGTGTTCGTCGCGCTCGTCGCCGCGGTCGTGGCGACGGTCGGGCTCACCGCGGCCTTCGCCGCGTTCTCCGACAGGATCCCCTTCGTCGGAGCGTTGACGCCACTGCTGCTCGTCGTGGGGCTCGTGGTCGCGTTCCTCCCGATGTTCTACGTCTTCCCCGACACGGAGCTCGGACTGCGGGACGTGCTGCCGGGGGTCCTGTTCGCGGCCGTCGGCTGGGCGGCCTTCCAGGGGCTGTTCCAGGTGTACCTCGAGTTCAGCGACCCGGGGGCCGGGAGCTTCTTCGGCGGCGTGATCGTCGTCGTGACGTACCTCTACTTCTCGGGGCTCGTCCTGCTGATCGGCGCGGTCATCAACTCGGTGGTCGGCGGCCACTCGACGGGGAAGCCCGGCGGCGTCGGCCGGGGCGCGACCAGCTACGAGGCGGAGCGGGAGGGCTCGCTGAACCGCGACGAACTCGCCGCGTACCTCCGGGATCTCCGCGAGGGGCTCACCGGCCACTACGAGGGGACGCGTCCGACCGCAGAGGGGGAGGAACGACCGCGTCCGCGTGGCCCCGTCGAACTCTCCGAGCACTCCTCCCTCGAGGACGGCACCCGCCGGTGGACGGTCACGCTCAGCTGGGAGGCGGACGAGTCGGAGCCCGGTTCCACTTCCCCCGCCGGCCGCGATGCCGAGGCCACCCCCGACGAACCCCACGATTCGGCCGGCCGGAGTTCCGGGGACCGCCTCGGCGGCTGA
- a CDS encoding TatD family hydrolase: protein MSEDLGTPVLDDHLHLDPEHGRGLDAVRDFVRLGGTHMIVVNKPSWHLGVEAETPDDFRPVFETTVDVVERASALLDGRAWAVLGVHPGLVSRLVDERDLAPPAARDLMRGGLEVAAEYVDGGRALGLKSGRPHYEVTDEVWDASNEVTRHAFALGAEHDCPVQLHTESAEDLTELAEWAEEEGLARERVVKHYAGGRLAGPTPSVMSEKDSLRVAAEAGEPFLMETDFVDDPEKPGAVMGPKTVPRRVRWLREEGYGDAVRTAHVETPELAYGIDTVGTLTRET from the coding sequence ATGAGCGAGGACCTCGGCACGCCGGTGCTCGACGACCACCTGCATCTCGACCCCGAGCACGGCCGCGGGCTCGACGCCGTCCGGGACTTCGTGCGGCTCGGGGGGACCCACATGATCGTCGTTAACAAGCCGTCCTGGCACCTCGGCGTCGAGGCCGAGACCCCCGACGACTTCCGCCCCGTGTTCGAGACGACCGTCGACGTGGTCGAGCGGGCGTCGGCGCTGCTCGACGGGCGCGCGTGGGCCGTCCTGGGCGTCCACCCCGGCCTGGTCTCGCGGCTCGTGGACGAGCGCGACCTCGCGCCGCCGGCGGCGCGCGACCTCATGCGGGGCGGACTGGAGGTCGCCGCCGAGTACGTCGACGGCGGCCGCGCGCTGGGGCTGAAGTCGGGGCGCCCGCACTACGAGGTGACCGACGAGGTGTGGGACGCCTCGAACGAGGTCACGCGGCACGCGTTCGCGCTCGGCGCCGAGCACGACTGTCCGGTGCAACTGCACACCGAGTCGGCCGAGGACCTCACGGAACTGGCGGAGTGGGCGGAAGAGGAGGGGCTGGCCCGCGAACGGGTAGTCAAGCACTACGCCGGCGGGCGACTCGCGGGCCCGACGCCGAGCGTGATGAGCGAGAAGGACAGCCTGCGCGTCGCGGCCGAGGCGGGCGAGCCGTTCCTGATGGAGACGGACTTCGTCGACGACCCCGAGAAGCCGGGTGCGGTCATGGGCCCCAAGACCGTCCCGCGACGGGTTCGCTGGCTCCGGGAGGAGGGGTACGGCGACGCCGTGCGGACGGCCCACGTCGAGACGCCGGAACTGGCCTACGGGATCGACACCGTCGGGACGCTGACGCGGGAGACGTAG
- a CDS encoding DUF2150 family protein, with product MSEPDETFYTEERWQNWLDRVEEESLDPEDEDSARLLLNLQDDAAIAVAKVVSAHDDGRLDEEAAVEEIAGIRDVVLADVHFENEEKAMLIDGVQTSLVCVFYAAEEYVVGGPVEEATVAEYVDAAVDAEANEDVDAALGYLVQAGTRIIDGDELPMEAVEDLEYGLVSEWVNGLDSLQSAMSDPEVVEEED from the coding sequence ATGAGCGAACCCGACGAGACGTTCTACACCGAGGAGCGGTGGCAGAACTGGCTCGACCGAGTCGAGGAGGAGAGCCTCGATCCGGAGGACGAGGACTCCGCGCGCCTACTCCTGAACCTCCAGGACGACGCCGCCATCGCGGTGGCGAAGGTCGTCTCCGCGCACGACGACGGTCGGCTGGACGAGGAGGCGGCAGTCGAGGAGATCGCCGGCATCCGCGACGTCGTGCTCGCGGACGTCCACTTCGAGAACGAGGAGAAGGCGATGCTCATCGACGGCGTCCAGACGAGCCTGGTCTGCGTGTTCTACGCCGCCGAGGAGTACGTCGTCGGGGGGCCGGTCGAGGAGGCCACCGTCGCGGAGTACGTCGACGCGGCCGTCGACGCCGAGGCGAACGAGGACGTCGACGCCGCGCTGGGCTACCTCGTGCAGGCCGGCACGCGCATCATCGACGGCGACGAACTCCCGATGGAGGCCGTCGAGGACCTCGAGTACGGCCTCGTCTCCGAGTGGGTGAACGGGCTGGACTCGCTGCAGTCGGCGATGTCCGACCCCGAAGTGGTCGAGGAAGAGGACTAG
- the hmgB gene encoding hydroxymethylglutaryl-CoA synthase, protein MTAVGIDAIEIWTGKLQLDLPNTFAPAKDQDPGYYTEGLGLETSSFPDTYEDIVTMGANAAKRLMDRKGLVPDDVGRIDVATESAFDNSKPVSTYIAGCLEKVYEGDFHHANKGERKFACVAGTQSIDDAYNWIRAGRNRGRSALVVATDTALYARGDPGEATQGAGAVAMLVSEEPSLVELSTEQGYGSADETDFLKPNQQFPSVDGKRSMQVYLARMREAVEDFESVAWDMHPEDFAYIPFHTPFPGMVRKAGLLGYRHTIRDTEIEDELADEIGRQPREAEYDDREAYEEAIRGYMDELKDTDAYRDWYRRVIEPTLNLSRRVGNWYTGSVHVARASALAHAAENDRDVTGEKLLVGSYGSGAQAEIHAETVQEGWREEIEALSIDDQLERRYDVSYDEYETVHDAHNHEMDRELEEFTTPEGEFVHVGWGRMSERKYEYVE, encoded by the coding sequence ATGACTGCCGTCGGCATCGACGCCATCGAGATCTGGACGGGAAAGCTCCAGTTGGACCTGCCGAACACGTTCGCGCCGGCCAAGGACCAGGACCCCGGCTACTACACCGAAGGGCTCGGCCTGGAGACCTCGTCGTTCCCCGACACCTACGAGGACATCGTGACGATGGGCGCCAACGCCGCCAAGCGTCTGATGGACCGCAAGGGGCTGGTCCCCGACGACGTCGGACGGATCGACGTCGCCACCGAGTCGGCGTTCGACAACTCGAAGCCGGTGTCGACGTACATCGCGGGCTGCCTCGAGAAGGTGTACGAGGGCGACTTCCACCACGCGAACAAGGGCGAGCGGAAGTTCGCGTGCGTCGCCGGCACCCAGTCGATCGACGACGCCTACAACTGGATCCGGGCGGGACGGAACCGCGGGCGGTCGGCGCTCGTGGTCGCGACCGACACGGCGCTGTACGCCCGCGGCGACCCCGGCGAGGCGACCCAGGGCGCCGGCGCGGTGGCGATGCTCGTCTCCGAGGAGCCGAGCCTGGTCGAACTCTCGACCGAGCAGGGGTACGGCTCGGCCGACGAGACCGACTTCCTCAAGCCGAACCAGCAGTTCCCGAGCGTCGACGGCAAGCGCTCGATGCAGGTGTACCTCGCACGCATGCGCGAGGCCGTGGAGGACTTCGAGTCGGTCGCGTGGGACATGCACCCCGAGGACTTCGCGTACATCCCGTTCCACACGCCGTTCCCGGGCATGGTCCGGAAGGCCGGCCTGCTCGGCTACCGGCACACCATCCGCGACACCGAGATCGAGGACGAGCTGGCCGACGAGATCGGCCGCCAGCCCCGCGAGGCGGAGTACGACGACCGGGAGGCCTACGAGGAGGCGATCCGCGGATACATGGACGAACTGAAGGACACGGACGCGTACCGCGACTGGTACCGCCGCGTCATCGAGCCGACGCTGAACCTCTCCCGCAGGGTCGGCAACTGGTACACCGGGTCGGTCCACGTCGCCCGCGCGTCCGCGCTGGCACACGCGGCCGAGAACGACCGCGACGTGACCGGCGAGAAGCTGCTCGTCGGCTCGTATGGCTCCGGCGCGCAGGCCGAGATCCACGCCGAGACCGTGCAGGAGGGCTGGCGCGAGGAGATCGAGGCGCTCTCGATCGACGACCAGCTCGAGCGCCGCTACGACGTGAGCTACGACGAGTACGAGACGGTCCACGACGCCCACAACCACGAGATGGATCGCGAACTCGAGGAGTTCACCACGCCGGAGGGCGAGTTCGTCCACGTCGGCTGGGGACGGATGAGCGAGCGGAAGTACGAGTACGTGGAGTAG
- a CDS encoding winged helix-turn-helix transcriptional regulator → MSRPETSCVASWCAEDEWCTVTCTAHLIGKKWHPVIVHRLLVCGPLGFNALKSEIDSISSTVLSNSLEDLEENGLVNRSIVSEKPFRVEYSLTEGGESLRPVIEAMDAWGDEYLTESEDRS, encoded by the coding sequence ATGAGTCGCCCGGAAACCTCCTGCGTCGCGTCGTGGTGTGCCGAGGACGAGTGGTGTACGGTAACGTGTACGGCTCATCTCATCGGCAAGAAGTGGCATCCGGTTATCGTGCATCGCTTGCTCGTGTGCGGCCCGCTCGGGTTCAACGCCCTCAAATCGGAGATCGACAGCATCTCCAGTACGGTTCTCTCGAACAGCCTGGAGGATCTCGAAGAGAACGGGCTCGTGAATCGATCGATCGTGAGCGAAAAGCCGTTTCGCGTCGAGTACTCGCTGACCGAGGGCGGGGAATCGCTTAGACCCGTGATCGAGGCGATGGACGCCTGGGGCGACGAGTATCTCACCGAGTCCGAGGATCGTTCCTGA
- a CDS encoding DoxX family protein codes for MVQTISRSLVSVTQVVPHWVRLLIRLSIAAVVAKPALSKFLTHESSVAFFSRIGIPFPNAMVVIAGTIQITAVVMLVLGISEDLAALSLVPVMLVAIAYVGPDWKNLAVIGGSLAIIVLRTGADSPSSPLGLRRG; via the coding sequence ATGGTCCAAACGATCAGCCGGTCGCTGGTGTCGGTGACTCAGGTGGTTCCGCACTGGGTCCGGCTTCTGATCCGACTCTCGATCGCTGCAGTGGTCGCCAAGCCCGCGCTGAGCAAATTCCTGACACACGAGAGTTCAGTCGCGTTCTTCTCACGGATCGGCATTCCGTTCCCGAACGCGATGGTCGTTATCGCCGGCACCATTCAGATCACGGCAGTGGTGATGCTCGTCCTCGGAATCAGTGAGGACCTCGCGGCACTTTCGTTGGTTCCGGTGATGCTCGTGGCGATCGCCTACGTCGGCCCGGACTGGAAGAACCTCGCCGTCATCGGCGGATCGCTGGCTATCATCGTTCTCCGAACGGGAGCGGATTCACCGTCGTCACCGCTCGGTCTTCGACGCGGTTAG
- a CDS encoding DUF6789 family protein — protein MERTRSTHGFGYGVVATVAMSTVMTFGVLSGLSPIPEPIPKAIVTSVLGITAPKPLVVGLAVGLHLIYGGAFGALLARFTPAVTILKGIYLGVTLWLLVQLGVLPVLGWGVFGTTVTPRIAATTLALHLVYGVVLGWTLDRNSTRVRTPGSTGVN, from the coding sequence ATGGAACGGACTCGATCGACCCACGGTTTCGGATACGGGGTCGTTGCGACGGTCGCAATGTCAACCGTGATGACGTTCGGCGTTCTGTCCGGGCTGTCGCCGATTCCCGAGCCGATCCCGAAGGCCATCGTCACCTCGGTGCTCGGAATCACGGCCCCCAAACCGCTCGTCGTCGGCCTCGCAGTCGGATTGCATCTCATTTACGGCGGTGCGTTTGGCGCCCTCCTTGCGCGTTTCACACCTGCCGTGACGATCCTGAAGGGCATCTATCTCGGCGTAACGCTCTGGTTGCTCGTGCAACTCGGTGTCCTGCCGGTGCTCGGGTGGGGTGTCTTTGGAACGACGGTCACGCCGAGGATCGCGGCGACGACGCTCGCTCTCCACCTCGTCTATGGCGTCGTACTCGGATGGACGCTCGATCGTAACTCGACACGGGTTAGAACGCCGGGATCCACGGGCGTGAACTGA